In the Pocillopora verrucosa isolate sample1 chromosome 4, ASM3666991v2, whole genome shotgun sequence genome, TATTCACTTGCTCAGAAATACTCAgttcaacaaaaatttcaaatgccgCCTTTCAAAAGCCCGGAAGATTTTTCATTCGACAGATTATTTTTATTAGCAGAACACCGAGCCTGATTTCCGACCACTTTGCGTAATTggttaaattaaaacaataggAAATGAAACtagctttcatttcttttattcatcGTTCGATCATAGCATTTTCCTCCCTGAATTGTCCCGAAAACAATTTATGTGAGCACTAAATTGTTTGGAAGGACCTCAAGCTATTCGTGTAGCGATTTCAagtgaagttttttgttttaaacttcaAGTCAGATGGTATTTGACGTAGGATGCCAAAAAATATGACGAAGACGATCAATGCCTACAACAGACTCTTCGCCTAAGACAATTATCATCAGTCAATAGCTGACATTTCGCACGTAGAGAGAACGACTAACGATTTGGAACGAACTGATTTGTTTAAAGTTTTTAGTCTGGGAattgaaaaatacattttaatactaACAGTGTGTTGCATTGGCTtaagtgggaaaaaaaattttactcgcTTTAAGCTCCGTCGCTTTGCGAGAAAATTCACCCACCAGAACGAAATGGTAATAACCTCTTGAAATAGCAATTAATTTATTGATAGTTGCGCTTTTTGTGATTTTATGCAAAGCAAAACCGATTAAAATCACAATACATAATAAGGAAGGCcctttcaagttaaaaattcaTGTCTAACTCACCGGCTTCTTGGTTTACCaagtgacaaaaacaaaatactcaaaAATATTACTTAAAGTATTGGGTTGGCGGAAAATGTAGAGAGCAAGGACGGTaatgagaaataaaactttGATAACATGGGCAAGGATTAAAGGATACTCAGCACATCTACAATGCTTATAAATACTACACAgatggaaaatttatttatcagaCTACAAAAGGCATAAATACCTCTATCAAACCGCTGTGTAAATTATTTACTAAAATTAGACGTCTATCTCATTATTTGTTGATCTTTTTCTGATGTGATGACACTTGATTTTTTAGTTATGGAAATTTCGTTGGtagtgaattttaaaaaatttaattcaaatacaTGTGTTGGtgcttgttttcaaatttattgattttggATAAGAACAcaagcaaagaaagaaagaaagaaagaaaacacgagaaaaaagagagattttCTGCCAAAGGATACAATTAGTCCACTCGTGTTCTTGACTTCCCTTGACCTGACCTTGACAATTATTTAAGAGAGGCAATTTGTAGCTCTTCTAGAACCATTAGTTAAGGAGAGTTTTATCGTTGCGACGCAAGATGGCACAAACCGACACTAGTGATGATGGTTTGTTTAAACAAGATCTTAACAAATTCTAATAAGATAAGTCTTAGAATGACAGATGACGCGTCAATTGAGTAAATAGTAATAACCTCAGATTCTGTCTTCGTGAATAACTGTTATAATGGCGATGTTTAGAGTGTTAACACCTGTTCGTTAACTCTTCAAAAATCAGACAGAGTGAATCGAACCATGCAGCCCATAGAACTGTCTGATTATGGCTGAAATTCGTCTTATTAAAGTCTACTTTCTCATCGTCGCCCACCTATAGATACTGGAAAACAAACGGCACattaacataaaaacaaaagttttttttgtcgaACCGGTTAATAAATATAACATCCCACGCTCTGTTCAATCTATTATCTACGGACCGAATCTCATCGTAGTAGAAACTCTCTCCACTTTCATGATGAAAACGTGAGTCAATTAAATACTTTTGACGCTGTTCTGAAGTAAAGGGCACGTATCTCACCAAAATACCTCTATTTTCCATTACTGTTGAGATCGTCGGTTACTTACGTTACATACGGAGTACTTTATAACTTATATACTGTATAACCTTTTTTGGTATAGCAAATCACCAGCATTATGGAGAAGTCTTTCACTGAGTTATTTTCGCCTTCGAATGAGCTTTGTAATTTCCCTCTTTATGTCCTTTTTCAAACAAGCGTACACGAAAGGGTTGAACGCAGAATTCAAAATCAACAAAGTGGTGAGGACATGTCCTCCTAGTTCAGAAATATTGCACGAGAAACTAATGCACAAAATCAAACCATTCGCCGTTACACAGCATCCCAAAAAGAGCAAGACTAAAGCAATTATGAAAGGAGCTGAGTTTGGCTTTTTGTGTCTGCGACGCGGGGCGGCGTCTGTCGTAGCCGCGACTGATTGGTCGGCTTGGTTGCTGTACGTGAGTTCGAGATGTAAAGTAGCTTCTCGGCGCATTTGCTCGCGCGCCGCAACGAGGATGCGAATGATCGAGTAAAGTAGAAACGTGCAGGACAGTATTTGAAAAACAGGGATGCTGATGAGGAATAGGACTAATAATGCCGTGTGGGAATCTGTAATGTAATATCCCACAAAATTCGACAGTGATAATGCAAAGGCAATTAACCATGCTGTCATGACAATCAGTCTTGTGTGTCTCATCGTTAAAGAGGAATGGTATTTCAAAGGCCGAACGATGGCGAAGAATCGATCCCAAGTCAAGATGCAGAGATTAGAGACCGATGAATTAAGGGAGAACCAAAAAAAGGCTGAGACCAATCTGCGGTTGCATAATTCATCACAAAAGTATGCTGGTGGGAAGATGGCAAATCCAACCAAAAAGTCGGCCACTGCTAGGGAAAGAACGAACCAATTGGCAGAGGAGTGAAGTCGGCGAATTACAATAACTAGAACAATCACAAAACCGTTGCCTGCTACTGTTGAGATTGTGAGGAGCCAGCCGATATAGTCAAACACATTTCCGACTCTCATGTTAACTGGACGACGATCTGTTTTGACACATTCAGACGTGTTTTGGCTTAATGGAGGCTTTCGACGGAGGATTGTAGCTGATCCGTTTTGATTGACTTAGAGGACGTGCATATCTTTACATGTCCTTTGTACCTCACTGATGCCTTATTCAGGAACCAAAATAGCAGTGATCTGGGATGGAAGAACCTAGATGAAAGACATTGAATTGCATATAAGTTATCGGTTCAAAACATAGCTAGCATTTGTTATGGTAATCATACTATGAGGTGCACGCTCTCTGATTGGTAGAGAGTTCAATAATGTATTAATTTAATTGCCCCGAGGAATTGATCATAAAACTGACGCACAAAGACGACGAGAAAAAAATATGGCTTTTTTCGAAAGCAATGTTAGTCACTTTATAAAAAAATACCCACTTTCCTCTTGGCAGGAAAATAATGTGTAGAACCAAAAAGACTCTTAAAAACTGACAATGCAACGCTGTACCAAGACTAAAGCAGCTACTTGAGCCGCCTTTTCGAAATGAGTGATACAAACTTATTCTCACCGCAACGATTATTGCATACTTCTAGTTTCAAACTTTTCTTATATACATTCTACACCAGATTTACTAGATAACACCAAATTTAGACATTTGAGCGCTAAGTATGAAAGTTTGCAGCAACCGTAGAAATGTCGGAATCATTTTTAAccttcctttgaattttttgatTATCCAGGTCGAACTATTTTTTTGAAATAGCATGTACCTGATATGTGTCACTTACAGTCTACTATTCGTTGTGAAAGGGGTTATATAGAAAATTTCTTCAGTCCAGTAATCAAGATGGTtgctttgttgaaattttttttaaacgcaGAATTGAGGCAGAACaattggatcaatgtcagtatctgggcaattgcccacctacccctcccctaacccaacaacagtcaattgataacaagttagggttaatgttgggttaggggaggggtaggtgggcagttgcccagatactgatattgatcccaacAATTTATGTTTATTAAACGAACATTTATGATTGAAGATGTTAATCTAAACTGGGGTCTCCCTCAGCTGAATTAACTTATACGAATTACAAACAGGTGCTtctcgctctgacgaagggctaacgctcgaaacgtcatcctttaaactctttacggtggccaatttacgttttcaactcggttgataatactaaattaccctgttatactctcctactgACGCACCACCacagtttctcaagaaacttaCCCTGTTTACGCTTCTCAATATGACTACATCTCTAAGAATGATAGTGGTAGGCAAAGTCGTTGGATGTAAGGGGAGCCAATTGAATCGACCCAATAACACAGCTTACTTTTCACTTCACGAGGGGTAGGGAGTGTACGGTCGGCGAAGACAACGAAAGAGCCGAACCCGGTTGTCCGAAGGTTGGATtacgctatccactggataaaactctatacggtggataacgctatacgttttgctatcacttatccacCAGATAATAATTTATCCGCCTGATAGCGTTATCGgacctttatacaactgggccctgtaATTAAGATGAACTTCGTCAAATTGCAAGAGAtatatacttttctttttttccggaAATGGCTGTTTCATTTTAAGTAAGAGGTGAAACGAAGCTTTTACTTTTTACGCAACTTCATCTCTTATTAATCTAAGAATTTTTTCGCTATATTTCATCGATACAACTTTCTATCATACTCAAATGTGTGGTCTGTAGCACAGTTGACAGAAAAAGGCCACCACAACACAGCGAGTTTTTCGATGGCATTTCCGTCATGATGTCGGTAGAGGTCACAAGGGGTTCGATTTTTGTTCGAACAGATGTGGGTACtaattctttcctttttaaaatctGATTCATCCACAGAAATAAAGACTTTTTTATACATCAACGCACCagtataaaaggaaaaaaatataaaaaaggtactaaaattatatgaaaaattaTGACTCGGAGACGGTCTCAAAACATGACTCAGAAAACTGCTCTAATACGATCGGCTTTGACATTATTGAGATGAGTGTATCAAggagaaaactggaaaatggaaaaatgatgGAGTATCGCATCTTTATTTAGTTAACGCGGAGAATCCATGTACGAAgtacgatatcaagcagacaattaatgagaataaagaaaaacatcaattagtggattatttgttgatccaattccaatctctccaaactaacatcatatgaatagtatggcagacagtaaggagaattactaatgagatcttgggagttaaagtgttaaataaattaatatttcgcTTCGGTTGAATcgtgttcattttttttcctttttaagggAGGGTTGCCTACTCTGAGCCGAAATGAGTACTTAACCAGCTTGAATGCAAGTGATAGAGACAAACTGCCTCTGAGTAAAGTAGCTTCTCCCCAGCGCATTTTTCCCAAAAATGATGTAAAGAATAAGTAAAAGCGACTTGATGCATCCAACTTGACAGACTTGTCTCTTTGGGGAGACATTTGCCGACATAAGCTTTATTTTGTCTTTATGTAATTGTATTGCGTGAATCTTTCGAGTTCCTCTTTAATTTTTGATCGCGTTTAACATTTTGCATACAGAATCCTAATCCACACGACTCAACTTCGTTCCTTCGTTGTAATGTCACACATCAAGCCCTCACGTTACTTCTCAAACAGCTCTATAATGATATAAAATGTGGATTCTACAAGACATCGAAGCACTTTATAAGGATTCATCATTTGAAGCCAAGCCAGTTATTCAGGTTTTCTTGGTTAATATGCAAAATGGTAAATTACATATTTCAAAATTGGTCAAGAAggccacgaaaaaaaaaaaaaaacctctcaacccctttcatcttttctttttttcgcatGGAAATGTCTGATGTCTAGTCGTCTGGTCGGCTAAGTTCGATCGATGGATTTACCTAAAGGAAACATAAAAGATGATGCCCCCAAAAGCGGAAAATCATAGTCGGTGGCAGTTACGCTGGGTTTAACATGCGTGTGTACATCACAATAAGCATTTACATAACTTTTGAGggaaagaaatgtataaagttCCTATAACAAAGAGGTAGGGTATGGGGTCTGTTGAATAGGGAAACACATACAAATTAAAATGCTAAAATGGTAATCATGCGCTGCGCTATACAATTATACCCTACATGTTATGGAAAACAATGatcaaaattatcaaaaacacGCTCACCAAGATCACCGCCAGGTTTCGTTAATGTGAAACAATTCTAAATTCATATTTCtttaagataaaagaaaatgcgACAAACCCGAAGATTTTTACAGAGACGGCTCCTTTCAGCGCTACAGTTTTTTACTGCGCTTTGAAATGAAGATTAAACACTTGCAGAAAGGAAACTATCTGAAAAAGGTTGACCATTAAAATGACGCGCGTTCGCATTTTTAAAAGGTCTCCCTATCTTTATGGACTTAACAGCGTTACCCGCGTAGAATTGGCTCACTCCTTTCCTATTTTCTCTCTTCAAAAAAAGCATAACTAGAGGATTCTCTGCGGAATTATTtaactaaaaaggaaaagaaaaggatccTACCAGATGCATGGGTACCTTTGCAGGTAAACCTTTCCCAGAGAGTTGTCGTGCTTACAGGTACGTGACAACCTTAGTAAATACACTAACTATATGGCGATGGTGGAGAGAGCTGTTTCTTTACGCCGGCGAACTTAACATCTCAAGTCGTTCGGGAGCCAATTGGAAAGCGACTACAACTTTTTTCTGTCGTTGATGACGAATGAAAAAtaggataagtttctaaagaaattgtggagCTGCATCGGTAGGGGGTGTAATGTTCGGTAGCCGATTGAAACGCGactacaattttctttctgtcagttgataacaaatgaataaagggggtaagtttctaaagaaccGGTGGAGCTGCATCGGTAGGGGTGTAATAAGGTGATTAGAGTTATTTAAATTagccaccgaaaagagtttcaaagccagcgtttcgagcgttagcccttcgtcagagaaaAAGATGCGTAGCGTTAGATGTTTGCTTCACAGTGATATGAGAAATGTTTAAAGAAGTTTCTTCATCTGTAAGATACTCTCACTCGTTGCTAATCATCAGTTGAGTCACGGAAAGAAAATGGCGAAGGTATCGCATGTTCCATGAAAGTCGTGAGTTTTTTCgaagtttgttttcaattaaagGGGAAGGATCACTTTTCTGATTTGTAGGCCCGCGATATAATGTGGAAGATTTGAACGAATTTCAGCAGGTTTTTCCTCTTCCAAATGTTTCGGAGAGGGCCGCCGAACATGATCAGATAGGGCGCCTGAAAAGCAAAAGTTTAAGCATTTGCGTATTACGATAGTTTTGGATCGCAATCAATGtgaaacttacctcctttttGGCCTAAACTATTTTCCCGGCGGGTTAAAAACTTCGATACGACGGGATATGTTTCTTCTGGATACTACACGTGAAGTGTTTCGATCTGAAACGGAAACGAAATAGCTGGTTTAGAACATCGACCTGCCGGCGACTAACAAGTAAAGTGATGGTCGCACGCACTTAACTTTTCAATCACATTGGCGACCAGTTGGTTGAACTTTTGGACGCAGATTAACTAATTAAAGGCTGCCGCGGCCAATAACGTACTTCTGCTCGCCGATGATGATAACATTACTGTAGTTCAGACACTTGGTATTACTGTTTGCGAGACCCAAAGATCCCAATAAACACATTCATCATTTAATGCATTTCcgctttttatttctttggctGAAAGTAGTGTCTCGTGATATTGGTCTCCAAATGTAAAACGCCGTAAAGGTGCGTCTTGGTACAAATAAAGACCCGCTCCTGCGTTCGGGTAGTTGCGCTCTTCCGTGAAAAAATTCCCGATTGCTTTCCCAAGCTTCCGAACATCGagtattgaaaatatttccaaaaaaaaaaaaaaagaaaaaacacaatcaagggaaaaaaaaggttattgaaCATCAAAACAATTAGTTGACTCGGTTTCCGCAGATCTTCTTTAGTTGTTTCTCGCAGTATGGGAAAGCTGATCTGCTTGAAATTAAAAGCTCACTCAAGGATTGTTTAATGTGTTAGGAGCAATTCGAATGGTATTCTGAAAATCGGTTGAGTATTAAGCTGAGAAAGCTAGTTACCTATGTGGTTGTCCGTGGacctaattttattttatttttttgcgttttgTAGAAGTTAAACTTGTTAAGGGTTCTGCGCTGTATATAAACAGCACATCATCATATATTactaaaactttgaaatatcaTGATGCGCCTTCATACGTGTTCAGCCTTATAATTACCCGTGCcgtcaatttttaatttttgtcttgtAAGAAAAGCACACTGAAATTTAGATTGCTTAGAGGATCTGTCATGTTTACGATAATTGACGAGTCAAGTAGTACCGATCGGCACGGAAGGTCGAGAAGGCCTTCGAACCAAAAATTATAGtgtcttaaaatgttttccttcCGTTTAAAAATGAGCAGAATGTCTTGTCGAAGTTAAGCTTTCACAATTTGCGCTGATTACAAAACACAACTCAAGTATCTAGCTAACATCAAGTACTACCCTATACAGCATATTAAGGGTTATGACGAATCATATTAAACAGTAAAATTGTGAGCTTTAAGTCATGTTGTCTTTGCAAGTATTTTCATAAATGTAGATATCCTTTTTTCCgtagttatttttttccagctAAATAAGCTAAGTAGATATGCAGACATTGCCAACAAAATGGCTTTGAAAACTGTTGCATAATACTGGATAATACTCTAAGATGCACAAGAAATTCATCATTGCGTTCTTCCGCTTTGTCATAGCAAATGAGGTGTCCCAAAAAACTTCAGGGAATGATTTTTCTAGTATTatctaaaattatttcaaattgaacttgTCTAAAGGACCTGTATTAAGGGAACCGTATCATATTattgttgaaattttctctgGAGACTTGCTTTGTAAATCAAATGAGCCAATTTTCAAGCAGGCGTCGTCGGACAGTAGGTCTCCATTTGctgtgttttcatttcatttctttaaaattcatctAATTCTACGGTTCCCTAAGGCTAAGCCGAAAGGAGTACCAAACGTAAACTTTCAAACCCATCCCTTAAGAATTCATTCGCTGAAAATAGATCATGGACTAGTGACACAAAAGAATTCCTTCCGAATAGATAGCTTTTCTTAAGCATAATTATTCGTAAAACTGTCTTGAAAATAATCGTTACTATAACTTTCTGACAGACGCTTTCGACTGGACAGACCTGTCTCTCCCGTGAAGCAGTTGTTGACGTAAGCCTCTTTAGTTAAGGCGGCCTAGATTAGTCTTTGATCAGTCTGTTGAAGTGCAGTATTTCATTCGAATTCGGCGTAGACGTCGGTCTTTCTTCTTCCAAAAGCGAATGATGTGTTAGCTGGAATGTGCTCTATGTAATCCAGTGAATACTGATCATCGCAGTCAATAATAGAATCAGCCTTGTAATATCTTTGAGTATTGTAGattcatattttcattgttGGCGGGTCGAGACGACTTTTGAATAAGATCACAACCATTAAAACCTCTTGAGTGGAAATGTTAAAGATTTAGTTTTTGTGGTAGCTTTTTGCTCACGTAAAGGTCGTGTAAAAGATGACACGCTATTATGCTATTTGCAGTGCAGGAAATACATAAAAGCTtggtaaagtaaagtaaaaaaaaaaacaggtacaaaaaataattgaaacaaaAGTACCGAAACTATCTTACATTTGTTATTGAATCGAAAATGTCTAAGACAAGGAAATTTGGTACACATAATGATCTTACCTTATTTTCAGCTAATTaaactaaaaaaagtttacaaatctatataaaaagataaaaatttggtGTTGCGCAACTTTTTGCTTCTTATGCAGCTGCTACCTTTGAAgaattatttgcaaatttttattcGGGGTACAAACGAAATAAAAGTCTACAAATCtatataaaaagataaaaaatttgtGTTGCGCAACTTTTTGCTTCCGATGCAGCTGCTACCTTTGAAgaattatttacaaatttttattcgGGGTACAAACGAGCTTATTCATgtaagggg is a window encoding:
- the LOC131796036 gene encoding octopamine receptor beta-2R, with product MRVGNVFDYIGWLLTISTVAGNGFVIVLVIVIRRLHSSANWFVLSLAVADFLVGFAIFPPAYFCDELCNRRLVSAFFWFSLNSSVSNLCILTWDRFFAIVRPLKYHSSLTMRHTRLIVMTAWLIAFALSLSNFVGYYITDSHTALLVLFLISIPVFQILSCTFLLYSIIRILVAAREQMRREATLHLELTYSNQADQSVAATTDAAPRRRHKKPNSAPFIIALVLLFLGCCVTANGLILCISFSCNISELGGHVLTTLLILNSAFNPFVYACLKKDIKREITKLIRRRK